The following are encoded in a window of Megachile rotundata isolate GNS110a chromosome 2, iyMegRotu1, whole genome shotgun sequence genomic DNA:
- the LOC100878356 gene encoding LOW QUALITY PROTEIN: glycerol-3-phosphate phosphatase-like (The sequence of the model RefSeq protein was modified relative to this genomic sequence to represent the inferred CDS: deleted 1 base in 1 codon), translating to MPTKQTSLSKEEFNNYFIHSNYFRTMPTKHITSLSKEEFNNFMESIDVILSDCDGVLWKETEVIQNSPEAVNKFKQLGKKFFYVTNSNTKTRSEFIEKCKNFNYDATLDEIVCSSFLAAMYLKEKKFDKKAYVVGSIGLTKELEAENIKHCGTGPDAMDGDEVELITNFKPDPEVGAVIVGFDKYFSFPKLAKATTYLQDTNVDFIGTNCDTERPSPNGNKFPGTGCFIKCIESACNRAPVMLGKPESFLIEYIIKKYGLNPARTLMIGDNCSTDILFGKKCGFKTLLVLTGITTKNEVDAMNTPTADSKNLIVPDYYADELGDVLKMITSS from the exons ATGCCAACAAAACAAACATCATTGTCCAAagaggaatttaataattattttattcattcaaattattttcgcACAATGCCAACAAAACACATAACATCATTGTCCAAagaggaatttaataatttcatggaATCAATTGACGTGATTTTAtcagattgtgatg GTGTACTATGGAAGGAAACAGAAGTAATACAGAATTCACCTGAGGCAgtaaataaattcaaacaattgggtaaaaaatttttctatgtaaCAAATAGTAATACCAAAACCAGGTCTGAATTtatagaaaaatgtaaaaattttaactatGATGCAACACTG GATGAAATAGTATGCTCTTCATTTTTAGCTGCTATgtatttgaaagaa aaaaaatttgataaaaaagcaTATGTAGTTGGTAGTATTGGTTTGACTAAAGAGCTTGAAgcagaaaatattaaacattgtgGCACAGGA CCCGATGCCATGGATGGCGATGAAGTGGAATTGATAACAAATTTTAAGCCAGATCCAGAAGTTGGGGCAGTTATTGTAGGATTTGACAAGTATTTCAGTTTTCCTAAGCTTGCGAAAGCTACTACTTATTTACAAGACACAAATGTTGATTTTATTGGAACAAATTGTGATACAGAAAGACCTTCTCCAAATGGCAATAAATTTCCAG GAACTGGATGCTTTATAAAATGTATAGAGTCAGCATGTAATAGGGCACCCGTAATGCTTGGAAAACCAGAATCTTTTCtaattgaatatataataaagaaGTATGGTTTAAATCCTGCAAGGACACTTATGATTGGTGACAA ttgcTCGACTGATATTCTTTTTGGAAAAAAATGTGGTTTTAAAACTTTATTGGTATTGACGGGTATTACAACAAAAAATGAAGTAGATGCTATGAATACACCTACAGCagattctaaaaatttgatagttcCAGATTATTATGCAGATGAATTGGGTGATGTACTAAAAATGATTACGTCATCTTGA
- the LOC100877677 gene encoding uncharacterized protein LOC100877677 translates to MFSYNTSVHEATGFTPHELVFGAKANIPSEFATKPAPRTFIQYYDDLLAKITTTQSVVCSTKSRKSKTEKNLGTQYSIVIGLVLIRFFSMAAIDFNTLSDEDVNEFFNSFDTVLTDCDGVLWMIMNPIPNAAEVINAFHSVNKRVFYVTNNSTKTRTEFVNKCKIFNFETSKEKILCTANLSACYLQDLGFNKKVYVIGSEAIGKELEEAGISHTGVGPDPINKNLPYTAFNKDPEVGAVIVGFDEHFSYPKMVKAASYLNDPDVHFIATNRDERFPISSNVVIPGTGSLVRCIESCAERKAVVIGKPEPYVADVLLKRFQVNTERTLMIGDRHNTDILLGKRCGFKTLLVLTGITRLEDINRWKQSECSEDKNFIPDYYIESIGDLLPHLEKYKKSQMYKDYCVCKAKLNYISVQRVVSISTRKMPTKHITSLSKEEFNNFMESIDVVLSDCDGVLWRETEVIQNSPEAVNKFKQLGKKFFYVTNNNTKTRSEFIEKCKNLNYDATLDEIVCTSFLAAVYLKEKKFDKKAYVVGSIGLTKELEAENIKHCGIGPDAMDGDEVELITNFKPDPEVGAVIVGFDKYFSFPKLAKAATYLQDPNVHFIGTNCDTERPSPNGNKFPGTGCFIKCIESACNRAPVMLGKPESFLIEYITKKYGLNPARTLMIGDNCSTDILLGKKCGFKTLLVLTGVTTKNEVDAMNTPMADSKNLIVPDYYADELGDVLKMITSS, encoded by the exons ATGTTTTCCTATAACACTTCAGTGCATGAAGCCACTGGATTTACCCCGCATGAATTAGTTTTCGGCGCTAAAGCCAACATACCCTCTGAATTTGCCACAAAACCAGCACCCCGGACATTTATACAGTATTACGATGATCTTCTTGCTAAGATTACCACTACACAGTCCGTTGTATGTAGCACAAAATCTAGAAAAAGTAAAACGGAAAA GAACCTAGGAACTCAATATTCGATTGTGATTGGCTTGGTCCTTATAAGAT tttttagcaTGGCTGCAATAGATTTTAATACACTCAGTGATGAAGATGtaaacgaattttttaattcttttgatACTGTACTTactgattgtgatg GCGTGCTTTGGATGATTATGAACCCTATACCAAATGCAGCAGAAGTTATAAATGCTTTTCACTCTGTTAACAAAAGAGTCTTTTATGTAACAAATAATAGTACAAAAACAAGGacagaatttgtaaataaatgtaaaatttttaattttgaaacttctaaaGAAAAAATTTTATGCACTGCAAATTTGTCTGCGTGTTATTTACAAGATCTAGGTTTTAACAAGAAAGTTTATGTTATAGGATCAGAAG caATTGGAAAAGAGTTGGAAGAAGCTGGCATTTCACACACTGGTGTAGGACCGGAtcctattaataaaaatttaccatATACTGCGTTTAACAAAGATCCTGAAGTAGGTGCAGTTATAGTTGGTTTTGATGAGCATTTTAGTTATCCTAAGATGGTAAAAGCAGCCTCATATTTAAATGATCCTGACGTACATTTTATTGCAACAAATAGAGACGAAAGGTTTCCTATTTCTAGTAATGTTGTTATACCTG GTACTGGAAGTTTGGTACGATGTATAGAAAGTTGTGCAGAAAGAAAAGCTGTGGTAATAGGAAAACCAGAGCCGTATGTAGCAGATGTACTGCTAAAACGATTTCAAGTAAATACAGAACGAACACTGATGATTGGAGATAGACATAATACAGATATATTATTAGGAAAACGTTGTGGCTTCAAAACATTACTGGTTTTAACAGGAATAACCAGGTTAGAAGATATAAATAGATGGAAACAATCAGAATGTTCAGAAGACAAAAATTTCATTCCTGATTATTATATTGAATCAATTGGAGATTTACTACCTCATTTAGAAAAGTATAAGAAGTCTCAAATGTA CAA AGACTACTGTGTATGCAAAGCAAAACTTAACTACATTTCTGTTCAGAGAGTTGTGTCCATCAGTACTCGCAAAATGCCAACAAAACACATAACATCATTATCCAAagaggaatttaataatttcatggaATCAATTGACGTGGTTTTAtcagattgtgatg GCGTACTATGGAGGGAAACAGAAGTAATACAGAATTCACCTGAGGCAgtaaataaattcaaacaattgggtaaaaaatttttctatgtaacaaataataataccaAAACCAGGTCTGAATTtatagaaaaatgtaaaaatcttaaCTATGATGCAACATTG GATGAAATAGTATGCACTTCATTTTTAGCTGCTGTGTATTTGAAAgagaaaaaatttgataaaaaagcaTATGTAGTTGGTAGTATTGGTTTGACTAAAGAGCTTGAAgcagaaaatattaaacattgtgGCATAGGA cCCGATGCCATGGATGGCGATGAAGTGGAATTGATAACAAATTTTAAGCCAGATCCAGAAGTTGGGGCAGTTATTGTAGGATTTGACAAGTATTTCAGTTTTCCTAAGCTTGCGAAAGCTGCTACTTATTTACAAGACCCAAATGTTCATTTTATTGGAACAAATTGTGATACAGAAAGACCCTCTCCAAATGGCAATAAATTTCCAg GAACTGGATGCTTTATAAAATGTATAGAGTCAGCATGTAATAGGGCACCAGTGATGCTTGGAAAACCAGAATCTTTTCTAATTGAATATATAACAAAGAAGTATGGTTTAAATCCTGCAAGGACACTTATGATTGGTGACAA ttgcTCGACTGATATTCTTCTTGGAAAAAAATGTGGTTTTAAAACTTTATTAGTATTGACGGGTGTTACAACAAAAAATGAAGTAGATGCTATGAACACACCTATGGCagattctaaaaatttgatagttcCAGATTATTATGCAGATGAATTGGGTGATGTACTAAAAATGATTACATCATCTTGA